The following are encoded together in the Candidatus Abawacabacteria bacterium genome:
- a CDS encoding zinc-ribbon domain containing protein, producing the protein MNQNCTQCHNSFLISDHDSAFYQKVSPEIKGSKYIVQNPQLCPDCRQKRRLRFRNERHLYARHCDLCQKDIIALYPQSTSFPVYCPNCWWSDNWDATQYGLAFSPQSEVFSQIKTLFHTVPRISLINIESENSTYAHDASHNKNCYLVFSAAHCQDSLYLTDCGFIRNSLDCYWCLDCELCYEGISLTKCYQTFFSIHCHNLNFSYFCFDCHNCNYCFGCFNLNNKEYYIFNQPYTKEAYLQKLAQYQKQLSTWSGNQLLCNEVKIFWHKQPHKYANTNIIDNCTGDFLVNCKNCQDCFNVVNSQDCKYLYDNHTLKDSYDCNISGQSDLLYNCQSCWGFMNICCSFSAHCSNLYYSDSCFYCENCFGCVGLNHKKYCIFNKQYTKEDFDRLAPQLIQLLVDKNAWGEFFPSEIAPIEESDSVLQYYFPPTDEIPIDEIVGHSSLESILTHEQSCRACSKKYLIIKQEEDFYYQHQLPFPPLCPTCRHKRRMQQKNPRKLYSRHCQQCQQAVSSSYPDIDPRVIYCEQCYAQSAL; encoded by the coding sequence ATGAATCAAAACTGTACTCAATGCCACAACAGTTTCCTCATCAGTGATCATGATAGTGCTTTTTATCAGAAAGTTTCACCGGAAATAAAAGGTAGCAAATACATTGTTCAAAATCCCCAGCTTTGTCCTGATTGTAGACAAAAGCGACGACTTCGCTTTAGAAACGAAAGGCATTTATATGCACGGCATTGTGATTTGTGCCAAAAAGATATCATTGCTCTTTATCCTCAGAGCACTTCTTTTCCCGTTTATTGTCCTAACTGTTGGTGGAGTGATAATTGGGATGCTACTCAATACGGTCTCGCCTTTTCCCCACAATCTGAAGTTTTTTCTCAGATCAAAACATTATTTCATACTGTACCCAGAATATCGCTGATCAATATTGAAAGTGAAAATAGTACCTATGCCCATGATGCTAGTCACAATAAAAATTGCTATTTAGTTTTCTCTGCTGCTCACTGCCAGGATTCGCTCTATCTTACCGACTGTGGTTTTATTAGAAATTCTTTAGACTGTTATTGGTGTCTGGATTGTGAATTGTGCTACGAGGGCATTTCGCTCACTAAATGCTATCAAACTTTCTTTAGTATTCATTGCCATAATTTAAACTTTTCCTATTTTTGTTTTGATTGTCACAATTGCAACTATTGCTTTGGTTGCTTCAATCTGAATAACAAAGAATATTATATTTTTAATCAACCGTATACCAAAGAAGCTTATCTGCAAAAGTTAGCTCAATATCAAAAGCAGCTAAGCACTTGGTCGGGCAATCAACTTCTCTGCAATGAAGTGAAGATCTTTTGGCACAAACAACCACACAAGTATGCTAACACTAATATAATCGACAATTGCACTGGCGATTTCTTAGTGAATTGTAAAAATTGCCAAGATTGTTTTAATGTCGTAAATAGTCAAGATTGCAAATACTTATACGATAATCACACTCTCAAAGATAGCTATGATTGTAATATTTCCGGACAGTCTGATCTCCTCTATAATTGCCAAAGCTGTTGGGGATTTATGAATATTTGCTGTAGTTTTTCAGCTCATTGCAGTAATCTCTATTATTCAGATAGCTGCTTTTATTGCGAAAATTGTTTTGGTTGTGTAGGCCTGAACCACAAAAAGTATTGCATCTTTAATAAGCAATATACGAAAGAAGATTTTGATCGGCTTGCACCACAATTAATTCAGTTACTGGTAGATAAAAATGCTTGGGGTGAGTTTTTCCCAAGCGAGATTGCCCCGATAGAAGAAAGTGATTCCGTACTTCAATATTACTTTCCCCCGACTGATGAAATCCCAATTGATGAGATAGTAGGGCATTCTTCTTTAGAGTCCATTCTCACTCATGAACAAAGCTGTAGAGCCTGTAGTAAAAAGTATCTCATTATTAAGCAAGAAGAAGATTTTTACTATCAGCATCAACTCCCATTTCCGCCACTATGCCCCACCTGTAGACATAAAAGGCGCATGCAGCAAAAAAATCCACGAAAATTGTACAGTA